A section of the Castanea sativa cultivar Marrone di Chiusa Pesio chromosome 12, ASM4071231v1 genome encodes:
- the LOC142621015 gene encoding LOW QUALITY PROTEIN: protein NODULATION SIGNALING PATHWAY 2 (The sequence of the model RefSeq protein was modified relative to this genomic sequence to represent the inferred CDS: inserted 1 base in 1 codon; deleted 1 base in 1 codon): protein MSLVNSSTIAMAIAMDHVSLEVDHSGYGCDWQNRPSVVDWESFQLQGHDDFQDLIESMMDDGGLVLAPGGAVEIEGSHEESHSNSNSNSNSSESTDMVVVDEENDEDYKGLKLVHLLIAAAEALDGSKSRDLAGVILVRLKEMVSSASTDGTKTNMERLAAYFTEALQGLLESAVGVHKHHHHRSDHSHSHHHSHSSHNHNHNLRQSQTDILTAFQLLQDMSPYVKFGHFTANQAILEAVXKRVHIVNYDIMEGIQWASLMQALVSRKEGPPGPHLRITAITRGGTGSSGRRSIGTVQETGRRLIAFAASIGQPFSFHQCRLDFDETFRPSVLKLVRGDGESLVVNCMLNLPHFNFRAPDSVSSFLSGAKSLNPRIVTLVEEELGTGPVGKPDFLGRFMDTLHHYSAVYDSLEAGFPMQSRARALVERVFLGPRISGSLARIYCNREKPEETQTSSWGDWLATAGLKPVTISSANHCQAKLLLSLFNDGYRVEEVANNKIVLGRKLRRLLSASVWTTTSSSDSDY from the exons ATGAGCTTGGTTAACAGCTCAACCATAGCTATGGCCATCGCCATGGATCATGTTTCGCTCGAGGTCGACCATTCTGGGTATGGTTGTGACTGGCAGAACAGGCCATCAGTGGTCGACTGGGAGTCTTTTCAGCTTCAAGGCCACGATGATTTCCAAGACTTGATCGAGTCGATGATGGACGATGGTGGTCTTGTTTTGGCTCCTGGTGGGGCTGTGGAAATAGAAGGGTCCCACGAGGAGTCACACTCGAATTCGAATTCAAACTCGAACTCATCAGAATCGACAGACATGGTTGTTGTCGATGAAGAAAATGATGAGGATTACAAAGGGCTAAAGCTGGTTCACCTTTTGATAGCAGCAGCTGAAGCTCTTGACGGCTCGAAGAGCCGAGATCTAGCTGGGGTGATATTGGTTCGGCTCAAGGAGATGGTTTCATCAGCTTCCACAGATGGAACTAAAACTAACATGGAAAGATTAGCGGCGTATTTTACCGAGGCCTTGCAAGGTTTGCTAGAAAGCGCGGTGGGCGTACAcaaacatcatcatcatcgtagTGATCATAGCCACAGTCATCATCATAGTCATTCTAGTCATAACCATAACCATAACCTTCGTCAAAGTCAAACAGACATCCTCACCGCGTTTCAGTTATTACAAGACATGTCCCCCTATGTCAAGTTCGGACATTTCACGGCGAACCAAGCTATCCTCGAAGCTG GCAAACGTGTCCACATCGTTAATTATGATATCATGGAAGGGATTCAATGGGCATCGTTGATGCAAGCATTGGTGTCTCGAAAAGAGGGCCCTCCTGGCCCACACCTTAGGATCACAGCAATCACTAGGGGTGGTACTGGTAGTAGTGGGAGAAGATCAATCGGGACCGTTCAAGAGACTGGCCGTCGATTGATTGCTTTCGCTGCATCTATCGGTCAGCCTTTCTCGTTTCATCAATGTCGGCTGGACTTTGATGAAACGTTTCGACCCTCTGTTTTGAAGTTGGTACGTGGGGAC GGGGAATCCCTTGTGGTGAATTGTATGCTCAATCTGCCCCATTTTAACTTTCGAGCACCTGACTCCGTGTCTTCTTTTTTATCCGGAGCCAAGAGCCTTAACCCGAGAATAGTGACCCTAGTGGAGGAAGAGCTGGGAACCGGACCCGTTGGGAAACCCGATTTCTTGGGTCGGTTTATGGACACACTGCACCATTACTCCGCGGTTTATGATTCTTTGGAAGCTGGGTTTCCTATGCAAAGCCGAGCAAGGGCTTTGGTGGAAAGAGTGTTCTTGGGGCCCCGAATATCCGGGTCATTGGCTAGGATCTACTGTAACCGTGAGAAACCAGAGGAGACTCAGACTAGCTCTTGGGGGGATTGGTTGGCTACGGCTGGACTCAAGCCTGTGACCATAAGCTCAGCCAATCATTGTCAAGCAAAGCTTTTGTTGTCCCTATTCAATGATGGGTATAGGGTGGAGGAGGTGGCTAATAATAAGATCGTTTTAGGCCGGAAATTACGGCGTTTGTTGTCAGCTTCTGTTTGGACAACAACTTCTTCTTCCGACTCTGACTACTAG
- the LOC142620527 gene encoding uncharacterized protein LOC142620527, producing the protein MNIKQREDETLRSYITRFNKEAFSIDEVNNKILMAAFMNGLRKGKFLFSLYKNNSKIMSDMLYKATKYMNVEDALLALEGKPKKRERQEEARQDKGRKTTGTGD; encoded by the coding sequence ATGAACATCAAGCAACGGGAGGATGAAACGCTAAGGTCTTACATTACTCGCTTTAACAAAGAGGCCTTCTCAATTGATGAAGTTAACAACAAGATACTCATGGCTGCATTCATGAATGGGTTACGGAAggggaagtttttgttttccttatacaAAAACAACTCGAAGATTATGTCGGACATGCTTTACAAGGCTACTAAGTACATGAACGTGGAAGATGCGCTGCTTGCCCTAGAAGGGAAGCCCAAGAAGAGGGAAAGACAAGAAGAGGCACGACAGGACAAGGGACGGAAGACAACCGGGACTGGAGACTGA